AAAAGGCCTTCCTCCCAGTAGATGAACATGAGCATGATAAACAGTCTGACCGCCATCGGGACCATTGTTTATGACAATTCTATAACCGTTACTAAAGCCTTCTCGTGTAGCCAAGGCTTTTGCTGTCTCCAACATTGCTAGTAGTATATCATTTGGAACGTTGTCAATGCTGGGGAAATGTTCTTTCGGCATAATTAATAAATGTATCGGAGCTTGAGGATTAGTATCCCTTATAGCAATAACCTTTTCATCCTCCCATTCTACCGTGGCAGGACTTTTTCCTTGAACAATGTTACAAAAAACGCATTCCATTTCTACCTTTCGGCACCGCCTTTACTCCTAACCATTTTACCACAGTTTGACCCTACTATATAATGGTACTGTGAAGGACGAACGAAATGTCTTGGCATTGCTGCTACTGCTCTACGTGATAACGTTCTTTGTATCTTTGTCATGGGGGCAGGTCAAGGTAAGTTTGATATCGCCAACGCAAGACGAACTTACACTTCTTTATTACCGTTTGAATAGGTTCGTTACAGCGTCCATAGTTGGCGCGGTACTTTCGTGTACTGCTTTGACGCTGCAAACCGTGACGCGGAACTACTTAGTTGACAGTGGGTTACTCGGGGTAAATTCAGGTGCAGTACTTGGAAAGGTACTCTCAATGTTCTTAAAAGTTGGGCCAAGCCAGTTGATTGCGCTAGCTGGAAGCATGATCGCACTGATTGCAACCTTCACCCTGGGAAGTTTGGGTGGGAGTGATATTTTAAGGCTTGTAGTAGCTGGAGTTGTGGTTAACTCTGTCCTCTCCAGTGCCATTTCACTAATTTCTCTCTACCTCTACACATCTGCAGCTAGCGTTTTGTCATGGACTCTAGGGCATATTAGGACTGTGAGCACCAGTGAACTGATTATCATGGTTGTTTCTTTAGTGCTCTGCTTCGTTCTTGTGTCCCGTAGTAAACAACTGGACATCCTGACCTTGTCAAAGGAAGAAGCAATGAGCTTAGGTGTGAATTACAAGAGTGAAGTGTTCTTACTCATTGCAGTTTCCGCATTAGCAGGTAGCTTAATTTCATCCATTTTTGGTGTATTCAGTTTCGTTGGAGTGGCAGCTCCCAATATGGCTCGTCGCATTGTTTCAGGCGGTCACTTAAAGCTGTTCTTATTTTCGAGCATCATTGGAGCATTGCTTATGGCTGTTTCTGATGTGATTGCAAGAACATCACTAGCAGGTATTGAAATCCCCACTGGTCTCGTGGTTAGTTTTGCTGGCGCAGTCTTTTATCTGTATTTCTTCTGGAGTATGTCTCGTGATTATAGTTCCTGAAACAAGCTTTTCCTATAACGCACATTTTAGTTTGTCTTTACCTAGCACTACCATTGATACTTTTCCCACGTTTCTCATAGGACCAAATGGTTCCGGAAAAACTACATTACTAAAGATTTTGGGTGGTTTTTTCAAGGTATCGCCTCCTGTGAAGGTAAAATGGCAAGGTACTCTCCGTGAAACAAGACCAATCTACTTCGCGTACATGCCAGCAAAGCCCACGTATGATCCTAACTTTACTGTAAGAAATTACTTGATGCTCTCTGGTAACAAAAGACAACTTGAGACTATAGCTAAAGAACTAGAGCTTACCAAGTGGTTAGGACGCAGGATGGGCACGCTTTCTTCTGGTTGGCTGCAACGTGTGTTCATAGCCAGAATACTCCTTCAAGATACACCCTATGTACTAATGGATGAACCTACAAGCTTCTTGGACCCTGAAGCGAGAAAGGATCTCATTGAGAGCTTATCTAGGCACCCCGAGAAACATTTTGTGATTTCATCGCACGACTTGTCTTTTCTATCAAGTTTCGGCAAATTTGTGATTGGGCTGCGTGATGGTAATGTAGTTTTCCGCGGTTCCACAATAGACTTCTTTGAAAGAGGTATAGAGGACGTTTTTGTCACAGGCTACATAATGTAGCTGTTTTCTACAATGGGCACGTGTTTAATGCCCGAAAAAGGTTCACTTGGGACATAAATGTAATTGTCCGTCAGTGCCAGGTTCTCACTTCTTAAGTACACAGCCGGCCTATAGCTTTTTTTCTGCGATTCTATGAAACTCTTCTTAAGAGTTTCACCCAGTTCATTTAGTAATGCAGCGCGTTTTCTAACCACAGTACTCGGAAGTGTCCTCATCTGCGAAGCTGGAGTGCCAGGTCTCACTGAAAAAGGAAACACATGAACTTTCGAAAAGCGTAAATCCGAAAGAAAACTCATAGTCATAAGAGAATCCTGCACTGTTTCGGTGGGATAGCCCACTATGATGTCAGCTGTGAAAGCAAATCCGCTATCCAGATTCCTAAGCTGAAGCAACATCTGAGTAAGATCTCCCAAGGGGGCTCTGTTCATGCTTTTTAGAACCTTATCTGAGGCGCTTTGCAAGGAAATATGAAGATGCCTAGCCAATGGATAAACACAAAAGAGCTCAATCATTCTAGCATTAATCATTTCCGGGTATACTGAGGAAAGCCTGACCCTCATATTGTATTCAGCAGCTACCTTTGATACACATTCTATTAGATCGAGATAATTCTTCTCCCCTTCTCGCCATAACATTAAGTTTGTGCCTGTCAATACAACCTCAGAAATGCCTCTTTCTGACATCAAACGTATCTCCTGCAGTATTTCCCCCAGAGGCCTGCTACGTACTTCTCCTCTTTCCAAAGAACTTACGCAGTATGTGCAACGCCAATTACAGCCTTCTTCCACCTTAACGAAACCACGACTACGATCAGGATAGAAAGGTATAACCTTAGGTGCCGAAAAACTCCCCAACTGCTGCATAAAACTATCTAACTGGTCCACACGTACTAAAGTGACACTCTCATCTGCCAGATCCGTAAGGGTGATGTTTGTTCCGCAGCCCGTTAGTATGATTTTCTTGCCTTGAGCTTTCCATTTTTGCACAAAGCGTCTTACTTCTGCTTCTGCTTTGTGTGTTACAACGCAGCTGAACAAAACAATGATATCGGCGTCATTAGGCTGAGCCACATAGTTTTTACCCAAACCAATAGTCCAGCGTGCTGCATCATACTGGTTAACTTTGCATCCGAAAAAATGAACTGCAAACTTCATCCTACAAGCCCTTTGATAAAATCAATAGCCATTACGGCAACGGAAGCTGCCCACCTGCTTCTGAATATGACTGCACCCAAGCTCGTAGTAATTGCGCGTTTGGAAAGCTCCTCTGCTTCAGATGGGTCGAAACCCCCTTCTGGACCTACCACTAGTGCAATATGATTAGCTCTTTCAATTTCCGTAGTGTAGTTTCTTAGGTTAGCTTCTGCGTTTTCGTACAGAAAGAGTACCAAGTCAGCTTCATTGAACAGCGCCAGAGCATCTCGTAGAAAAAGCGGCTGCTTTATCTCAGTTGTACTGCAAAATCCACCTACTTTGCAAGATTCTAAAGCAATACGTTGCCAACGCATCAGTTTATTGCTACCCACTTGTTTTACAGTGGTTCTAGCTGTGATCATTGGGTATACTTGATCAACTCCAAGCTGCGAACAGAGAGCTATGATGTCATCCATTGCAGTGCCTTTTGGAACAGCCTGGAACAGTGAAATGGAGAAGCTTTTTTGTATACAATTAGAAACCACATCTTCAATGACCAAAGACTTAGTTTCGATGTCGTATGTGGTGATATACTCTTTTCCACTACCATCAAACACCACTATTTTACAGTCCTGAGCTCCTCTTAAAACCTGTTCTATGTAACGCTGCAGACTCTTGTCAATGGTAACGACTCTTTCGTCCAGATCAATGAGGCTGTTTTCTACAAAGACTCTATATTTGCGCATAGTTTATGTTCTTCTATAGAGAAAAGCAATCCAGTCTTCCCCAAAAACGGCTAAATAAGGCTCACCAAAGGATTCCACGATTCTATTGTAATCTTCAAAAGGAATTCCAGAAAGTACTAAGAATTCTCTTGCCAAAGGTTGTAAAACCTCTCTGAGGCCCAAGAGAAGATCAGTAACTAAGTTAGCTGACACAACATCGTACTCACCCTTTAATTCGTAGGCGTCAGCTACTTCAAAGCTTATGTCTACATCGTTTAGTTTTGCGTTGTCCAAAGCGTTCTCTACGGAAATGGGATCAATATCTACGCCTGTCACCTTAGAGCATCCTCGTTTCTTTGCGTAGATAGCTAATATACCGCTTCCCGTTCCAACGTCAAGAAGGCTTTTTCCCTGCAGTGGAAGAATACTAAGAAGAACCAAAGCCAGTTGTGTGCTCGCGTGTTCTCCGGTTCCAAATGCCATGCCTGGATAGATTAGTAGGTCATCTTCACGATGTTCTTCCCATGGTGGTAAAATTCGAGTTCCAGCCACACTAACCCCTTTGAATTTACCCCTTAGGTCATCTAGCCATTGCTGGTTATCATAACCCAGCTCTTCTATGGGCCAGCGTTGGGAAATATCTTCTGGCAGTTTAGCATCTTCAGGAAGGTACAACTCGACTATGCTTGTTCCATTTGCATTTTGCACGAGATAACCCATGTTAGGAAAACGTTCATGTAGGTCAGCTAATAACTTCTCAAAATCTTGTTCGTCTTCCACCTTAATCGCATATCTTTTGAATTTCTTTTCTGGCAATATCCTTCACACCTTTCAAAGTATCAATTACTTTTTCTAAATCTTTATCGCGCCTTACAAAAGTACCCATGAAACTCATAACTTTGCTAGTACTTATGTCTGCAAACATGCCAACGCTTTGATTCACCAAAACTTTATCCAAGAGAACACCAAGATCTATCCTCCACAATATTCTGTTATAGACATATGCAGGATTCTGTTTAGCTACCTCGAGTAGCGTGTTTATCTCTTTAATGGTTTCGGGCGAGGGATTGTCGCCTAGAAAGTATACTGCCTTCGGGTTACCAGCATTTTGTTTAAGTAAACGGTATAGTACATCCCTTACAGGTCCGTACTTTTTGTCAAATAGGTCTGTTTTATCTTTTATGATATCGGCGGCGTCAGAACACGATTTATT
The genomic region above belongs to Coprothermobacter proteolyticus DSM 5265 and contains:
- a CDS encoding HIT domain-containing protein; translated protein: MECVFCNIVQGKSPATVEWEDEKVIAIRDTNPQAPIHLLIMPKEHFPSIDNVPNDILLAMLETAKALATREGFSNGYRIVINNGPDGGQTVYHAHVHLLGGRPFGWPPG
- a CDS encoding FecCD family ABC transporter permease: MKDERNVLALLLLLYVITFFVSLSWGQVKVSLISPTQDELTLLYYRLNRFVTASIVGAVLSCTALTLQTVTRNYLVDSGLLGVNSGAVLGKVLSMFLKVGPSQLIALAGSMIALIATFTLGSLGGSDILRLVVAGVVVNSVLSSAISLISLYLYTSAASVLSWTLGHIRTVSTSELIIMVVSLVLCFVLVSRSKQLDILTLSKEEAMSLGVNYKSEVFLLIAVSALAGSLISSIFGVFSFVGVAAPNMARRIVSGGHLKLFLFSSIIGALLMAVSDVIARTSLAGIEIPTGLVVSFAGAVFYLYFFWSMSRDYSS
- a CDS encoding ATP-binding cassette domain-containing protein; this encodes MIIVPETSFSYNAHFSLSLPSTTIDTFPTFLIGPNGSGKTTLLKILGGFFKVSPPVKVKWQGTLRETRPIYFAYMPAKPTYDPNFTVRNYLMLSGNKRQLETIAKELELTKWLGRRMGTLSSGWLQRVFIARILLQDTPYVLMDEPTSFLDPEARKDLIESLSRHPEKHFVISSHDLSFLSSFGKFVIGLRDGNVVFRGSTIDFFERGIEDVFVTGYIM
- a CDS encoding radical SAM protein, translating into MKFAVHFFGCKVNQYDAARWTIGLGKNYVAQPNDADIIVLFSCVVTHKAEAEVRRFVQKWKAQGKKIILTGCGTNITLTDLADESVTLVRVDQLDSFMQQLGSFSAPKVIPFYPDRSRGFVKVEEGCNWRCTYCVSSLERGEVRSRPLGEILQEIRLMSERGISEVVLTGTNLMLWREGEKNYLDLIECVSKVAAEYNMRVRLSSVYPEMINARMIELFCVYPLARHLHISLQSASDKVLKSMNRAPLGDLTQMLLQLRNLDSGFAFTADIIVGYPTETVQDSLMTMSFLSDLRFSKVHVFPFSVRPGTPASQMRTLPSTVVRKRAALLNELGETLKKSFIESQKKSYRPAVYLRSENLALTDNYIYVPSEPFSGIKHVPIVENSYIM
- a CDS encoding RsmE family RNA methyltransferase encodes the protein MRKYRVFVENSLIDLDERVVTIDKSLQRYIEQVLRGAQDCKIVVFDGSGKEYITTYDIETKSLVIEDVVSNCIQKSFSISLFQAVPKGTAMDDIIALCSQLGVDQVYPMITARTTVKQVGSNKLMRWQRIALESCKVGGFCSTTEIKQPLFLRDALALFNEADLVLFLYENAEANLRNYTTEIERANHIALVVGPEGGFDPSEAEELSKRAITTSLGAVIFRSRWAASVAVMAIDFIKGLVG
- a CDS encoding 50S ribosomal protein L11 methyltransferase, encoding MPEKKFKRYAIKVEDEQDFEKLLADLHERFPNMGYLVQNANGTSIVELYLPEDAKLPEDISQRWPIEELGYDNQQWLDDLRGKFKGVSVAGTRILPPWEEHREDDLLIYPGMAFGTGEHASTQLALVLLSILPLQGKSLLDVGTGSGILAIYAKKRGCSKVTGVDIDPISVENALDNAKLNDVDISFEVADAYELKGEYDVVSANLVTDLLLGLREVLQPLAREFLVLSGIPFEDYNRIVESFGEPYLAVFGEDWIAFLYRRT